In the Candidatus Moraniibacteriota bacterium genome, one interval contains:
- the rpoC gene encoding DNA-directed RNA polymerase subunit beta': protein MENIIRVSDFNSVQLKLASPDKILTWSHGEVTKPETINYRTQRYEKDGLFCEKIFGPSKDWECYCGKYKRIRYKGIVCDKCGVEVTRSIVRRERMGHIKLAVPVSHIWFLRGVPSKIGLALGISLQDIEKVVYFSAYLIMELDEGARTRALEQLDNEYKAKQKEIKSGKLTQDGSPEKLLEELKEIYRSAREELRGLHSLQILSELEYFNLSSRFGQVFSAGIGAEAVRRVLEKMNVDDQIQRLKKELESEEITDRKKFLKRLKLFQGFKKAKLRLEWMLPIVIPVIPPDLRPMVALDGGRFATSDLNDLYRRIINRNNRLKKLIDLGAPEVITRNEKRMLQEAVDALFDNSARRRQMAVAASTGQRRPLRSLADSLKGKQGRFRQNLLGKRVDYSGRSVIIVGPQLKLHQAGLPKKMALELFKPFIINQLIEKEYAHNVRTAGRMVDAEAEEAYEILDEIIERHYVLLNRAPTLHRLSIQAFQPVLIEGKAIQIHPMVCAAFNADFDGDQMAVHVPLTDQAREESSQIMLSTKNLLKPATGEPITVPSQDVVLGIYYLTHIKKGVKGEGKAFSSEEEAIHAYQLGIVRVNAQVKLLLNEKIIETTVGRVLLNDALPEQLRFINEEMTKKELKGLVARLLQEIGQEKTAYYIDRIKNLGFQAVTCSGISWGMDDLKVPEEKKAVLAQAEQSVATINQQYNMGLLTEEERKNRVIEVWNEAKNKIAEAVRNSLDKEGAVHFMIHSKARGSESVVVQMTGMKGLVAGPTGETIELPVKSSFKEGFNVLEYFISTHGARKGMADTALRTSTAGYLTRRLVDVAQDVIVREEDCKDKEGSYLYKADSDKIGQSFAARVEGRVTIEDITDPKGKKVIVGKDILISREDAKKIEGLNIEKVKIRSVITCKTKRGVCQKCYGIDLGRNEVVHLGQAVGIVAAQAIGEPGTQLTMRTFHIGGVAGTDITQGLPRVEEIFEARPPKGEGLISEVDGKVADINNKNHKTITVIIETEGKKKDIREYAVPAELTLLVKKGQAIAKGALINAGNIDLKKLYHLLGREEVQRYITREIQEIYASQGEGINDKHIEVIIRQMLSRIKILDPGDTELLPGDIVEKDQFEEANREIKKTGGAAAKGEQIIMGITKVALSTESFLSAASFQETARVLINAAVIGKEDRLRGLKENVIIGRLIPAGTGFRKKSP from the coding sequence ATGGAAAACATTATCAGAGTAAGCGATTTTAACAGCGTTCAGCTGAAACTGGCCAGTCCCGACAAAATATTGACCTGGTCTCACGGAGAAGTAACCAAGCCAGAGACCATCAATTACCGCACCCAGCGGTATGAAAAGGACGGACTGTTTTGCGAAAAGATTTTCGGTCCTTCGAAGGACTGGGAATGTTATTGCGGCAAATACAAACGCATCCGCTATAAAGGCATTGTCTGCGATAAGTGCGGCGTGGAAGTAACCCGTTCGATTGTGCGCCGAGAGCGGATGGGCCATATCAAGCTGGCTGTTCCGGTTTCGCATATCTGGTTTTTGCGGGGGGTTCCTTCCAAGATAGGACTGGCTCTGGGAATATCGCTTCAGGATATTGAAAAAGTTGTCTACTTTTCTGCCTACCTAATTATGGAATTAGACGAGGGGGCTCGCACCCGGGCTCTGGAACAGCTGGACAATGAGTACAAAGCCAAGCAAAAAGAGATTAAGAGCGGAAAATTAACTCAAGACGGATCACCCGAAAAACTTTTGGAGGAGCTAAAAGAAATTTACCGCTCCGCCCGGGAGGAGCTCAGGGGTCTTCATTCCCTTCAGATTCTTTCGGAGCTGGAGTATTTCAATCTTTCCAGCCGTTTTGGCCAGGTGTTTTCCGCCGGCATTGGAGCTGAAGCTGTCCGCCGGGTTCTGGAGAAAATGAATGTTGATGATCAGATCCAGCGCCTCAAGAAAGAGTTGGAATCTGAAGAGATAACCGATCGGAAAAAATTTCTCAAACGCTTGAAACTTTTTCAAGGGTTTAAAAAAGCCAAACTGCGTCTTGAATGGATGCTGCCAATTGTTATTCCAGTCATTCCTCCCGACCTTCGCCCAATGGTTGCACTTGATGGCGGCCGCTTTGCCACTTCCGACCTTAACGATCTCTACCGGCGGATTATCAACCGTAACAATCGTCTCAAAAAACTCATTGACTTGGGAGCTCCGGAAGTAATTACCCGCAATGAAAAACGGATGCTGCAGGAAGCAGTAGACGCTCTTTTTGACAATAGCGCCCGCCGGCGCCAGATGGCTGTGGCTGCCTCCACCGGACAGCGCCGGCCACTCCGGTCACTGGCGGATTCTCTCAAAGGCAAACAGGGACGCTTTCGCCAGAACCTACTGGGAAAAAGAGTTGATTACTCCGGTCGGAGCGTGATTATAGTAGGACCGCAGCTCAAACTGCATCAAGCCGGGCTGCCGAAAAAAATGGCCCTTGAACTATTCAAACCATTTATCATTAACCAACTCATTGAAAAAGAATACGCTCACAACGTCCGCACCGCCGGGAGAATGGTGGACGCTGAAGCCGAAGAGGCCTATGAAATTCTGGATGAGATTATCGAACGCCACTACGTGCTCCTCAACCGGGCGCCGACTCTGCACCGCCTTTCCATCCAGGCCTTCCAGCCGGTGCTCATTGAAGGGAAAGCCATTCAGATTCATCCGATGGTGTGCGCCGCCTTTAATGCTGACTTTGACGGCGACCAAATGGCCGTTCACGTTCCTCTTACCGATCAGGCCCGGGAAGAAAGTTCCCAGATAATGCTTTCAACTAAAAACTTGCTTAAGCCCGCTACCGGTGAGCCCATCACCGTTCCTTCCCAGGATGTGGTACTGGGAATTTATTACCTCACTCATATTAAAAAAGGCGTAAAGGGAGAAGGAAAAGCATTCTCTTCGGAAGAAGAAGCCATTCACGCTTATCAGCTGGGAATAGTAAGAGTTAATGCTCAAGTAAAACTGTTGCTCAACGAAAAGATTATTGAAACAACGGTGGGCAGAGTTCTCCTGAACGACGCCCTTCCCGAACAGTTGCGCTTCATTAATGAGGAAATGACCAAGAAAGAACTTAAGGGATTGGTGGCTAGATTACTCCAGGAAATTGGGCAGGAAAAAACGGCTTATTACATTGACCGGATTAAAAATCTGGGCTTCCAGGCAGTTACCTGTTCCGGCATCAGCTGGGGAATGGATGATTTGAAAGTTCCGGAAGAGAAAAAAGCAGTGCTGGCTCAGGCCGAGCAAAGTGTGGCAACGATTAATCAGCAGTACAATATGGGACTGCTGACTGAAGAAGAAAGAAAGAACCGGGTGATCGAGGTCTGGAACGAAGCCAAGAATAAAATCGCGGAAGCGGTTCGTAATTCTCTGGATAAAGAAGGGGCGGTTCATTTCATGATCCATTCCAAGGCCCGGGGAAGCGAATCGGTGGTAGTGCAGATGACGGGAATGAAAGGATTGGTGGCCGGTCCCACCGGGGAGACCATTGAACTTCCCGTGAAGAGTTCTTTCAAAGAAGGATTCAACGTGCTTGAATATTTTATTTCCACCCACGGCGCCCGGAAGGGAATGGCCGACACGGCTCTCCGTACTTCCACCGCCGGATATCTCACCCGCCGCCTGGTGGATGTGGCTCAAGACGTGATTGTCCGGGAAGAGGATTGCAAAGACAAAGAAGGATCTTATCTTTACAAAGCCGATTCCGATAAAATCGGGCAAAGTTTTGCCGCCCGCGTTGAGGGAAGAGTGACCATTGAGGACATCACTGATCCCAAAGGCAAAAAAGTAATTGTCGGGAAAGATATCCTGATTAGCCGCGAAGATGCCAAAAAAATCGAAGGCCTTAATATTGAAAAGGTGAAAATTCGCAGCGTGATAACCTGCAAGACGAAGCGCGGAGTATGCCAGAAATGTTACGGCATTGATCTGGGAAGAAATGAAGTAGTCCACTTGGGCCAGGCCGTCGGAATTGTGGCCGCCCAGGCTATTGGAGAACCGGGAACCCAGCTCACTATGAGAACCTTCCATATCGGGGGAGTGGCCGGAACCGACATCACCCAGGGTCTTCCCCGGGTGGAGGAAATATTTGAAGCCCGCCCGCCCAAGGGAGAAGGCCTTATTTCCGAAGTGGACGGAAAGGTGGCGGATATTAACAATAAAAATCACAAAACCATAACTGTTATAATCGAGACCGAGGGCAAGAAAAAAGATATTCGGGAATATGCGGTGCCGGCGGAGTTAACTCTTTTAGTGAAGAAAGGGCAGGCAATTGCCAAAGGCGCCTTGATCAACGCGGGAAATATTGATCTTAAGAAACTTTACCACCTGCTGGGAAGAGAAGAGGTGCAGCGCTATATCACCCGGGAAATTCAGGAAATTTATGCTTCCCAGGGTGAAGGAATTAACGACAAGCACATTGAGGTTATCATCCGCCAGATGTTGAGTCGGATTAAAATTCTTGACCCGGGAGACACTGAACTGCTGCCGGGAGACATTGTGGAAAAAGATCAGTTTGAAGAGGCCAACAGGGAAATAAAGAAAACCGGAGGCGCAGCAGCCAAAGGCGAACAGATAATTATGGGCATTACCAAAGTGGCACTTTCCACTGAATCATTTCTTTCGGCGGCGTCTTTTCAAGAAACGGCGCGCGTTCTCATCAACGCCGCGGTTATCGGCAAGGAAGACCGGTTGCGGGGGTTGAAAGAAAACGTCATCATCGGACGGCTCATTCCCGCCGGAACCGGATTTCGAAAAAAATCACCCTAA
- a CDS encoding DNA-directed RNA polymerase subunit beta — MFTNQKVLKIKDTFGPSSSLSRRKFFKKHLMVSLPNLIEAQVSSCRWFLEKGFKELLDEINPIQDFTGKDLELKLGDYYLDEPKCDELTAKNKNISYEAPFRVKARLTVKKTGEVKEQEIYLGDFPVMTDRGTFVINGVERVVVSQMIRSPGVFFTMEYQKGKKLFGGKIIPNRGAWLEIDTDLEGMISVKIDRKRKVPVTSLLRAFGFGSDEELIRQFSDVDNGEVRYLEVTISRDTAKNQKEGYKEVYKRIRPGDLATEENAKQMVDSMFFDFEKYDFGSVGRYRLNQRLNVDRPDNEENRVLRVEDFILIIKEIIRLNNNPLAKEDDIDHLGNRRIRSMGELVQNKLRVGLARMARNIKDRMSTCDIATVVPGQLINSRPVAAAIKEFFSSSQLSQFMDQVNPLAELEHKRRMSAMGPGGLTRERAGFEVRDVHHSHYGRICPVETPEGPNIGLVGHMATYARINEYGFLETPYIIIAQEVENKPEALANRILNQEIKEAGKAGDFINEELAKKISKTSSKTIKVKPFVTDEIEYLNAVVEDRNIIAHAGIKLDDHRNIIGEFVEARVKGHPEMTEAKKLNYIDVSAKQCVSIATALIPFLEHDDANRALMGSNMQRQAVPCVVPESPIVGTGIEDKAAADSGQVVLAAEEGEIVEVDANHIIVKEKAPSGVKKDYIKREYRLQNFLKSNAFTSMSQIPRAGKGERVKKGQLLADGAATDHGELALGQNVLVALLPWEGYNFEDAIIISERLLQNDRYSSIHIEDFSIDVRDTKLGPEIITRDIPNIGEERLKDLDETGIICIGAEASSGDILVGKITPKGEGDLTPEERLLRAIFGEKSKDVKDSSLYLPHGEHGKVVDIRILSRDQGDKLSTGVIKQIQVSVAQLRKVSVGDKLAGRHGNKGVISRIAPVEDMPYLPDGTPVDVILNPLGVVSRMNIGQILETHLGWAALKLGYKAASPSLDGVPEETIKEELRKAGLPENGKILLINGKTGEYFDSESTVGIMYIMKLNHLVEDKIHMRSIGPYSLITQQPLGGKAQFGGQRFGEMEVWALEGYGAAYTLQEMLTIKSDDVLGRSKAYESIIKGERIKSPNIPASFQVLVNELKGLCLDVELVNAEEKGIAKKEKK, encoded by the coding sequence ATGTTTACAAACCAGAAGGTCTTAAAAATCAAGGACACTTTTGGTCCTTCTTCTTCGCTTTCTCGGAGAAAATTCTTCAAGAAACATTTAATGGTATCGTTGCCTAATCTGATTGAAGCCCAAGTCAGTTCCTGTCGCTGGTTTTTAGAAAAAGGATTCAAAGAGCTGCTGGACGAAATAAACCCCATCCAAGATTTTACGGGGAAAGATTTGGAATTGAAGCTGGGCGACTACTACCTCGATGAGCCAAAATGCGACGAGCTGACAGCCAAGAACAAAAATATTTCTTATGAAGCGCCATTTCGGGTCAAGGCCCGACTCACCGTTAAAAAAACCGGTGAAGTGAAAGAGCAGGAAATTTATCTCGGGGACTTTCCGGTGATGACAGATCGGGGAACATTTGTAATCAACGGAGTGGAGCGCGTTGTTGTCAGCCAGATGATCAGAAGTCCCGGTGTCTTTTTCACCATGGAATATCAGAAAGGAAAGAAATTGTTCGGTGGCAAAATTATTCCCAATCGGGGAGCCTGGCTTGAAATTGATACGGATCTCGAAGGAATGATATCTGTAAAAATTGACCGCAAAAGAAAAGTGCCGGTTACTTCACTGCTGCGCGCTTTTGGTTTTGGAAGCGACGAGGAATTGATTCGCCAGTTTTCTGATGTAGATAACGGAGAAGTTCGCTACCTCGAAGTGACCATCAGCCGGGACACTGCCAAAAATCAGAAGGAGGGATATAAGGAAGTTTACAAAAGGATTCGCCCAGGGGATCTGGCGACAGAAGAGAACGCCAAACAAATGGTTGATTCAATGTTTTTCGATTTTGAAAAATATGATTTTGGAAGCGTGGGACGCTACCGGCTCAATCAGCGGCTCAACGTCGATCGGCCAGACAATGAAGAAAACAGGGTCCTGAGAGTGGAGGATTTTATTTTGATTATCAAAGAAATTATTCGTCTTAATAATAATCCCTTGGCGAAGGAAGATGATATAGATCATCTGGGAAACAGGAGAATCCGGAGCATGGGCGAACTGGTCCAGAACAAACTGCGGGTGGGCCTGGCTCGAATGGCGCGCAATATTAAGGACCGGATGAGTACTTGCGATATCGCCACTGTGGTTCCCGGCCAGCTTATTAACTCCCGGCCGGTGGCTGCCGCCATTAAAGAATTTTTCTCCAGCTCCCAATTATCCCAATTTATGGATCAGGTTAATCCTCTGGCAGAACTGGAACATAAGCGCCGGATGAGTGCCATGGGTCCGGGAGGCCTTACGCGGGAACGAGCCGGATTTGAAGTTCGGGATGTTCATCATTCCCACTATGGAAGAATCTGTCCGGTGGAAACGCCGGAAGGCCCAAACATCGGGCTGGTGGGGCATATGGCTACTTATGCCCGAATTAACGAGTATGGTTTTCTGGAGACGCCTTATATTATAATTGCTCAAGAAGTGGAAAATAAGCCGGAAGCGCTTGCGAACAGAATTTTGAACCAAGAGATTAAAGAAGCAGGCAAAGCCGGTGACTTTATTAATGAAGAACTGGCTAAAAAAATCTCTAAGACCTCTAGCAAAACCATTAAAGTAAAACCTTTCGTCACTGACGAAATTGAGTATCTCAATGCCGTGGTGGAAGACCGCAATATTATTGCCCACGCCGGGATAAAACTAGATGATCACCGTAACATTATTGGTGAATTTGTGGAAGCGAGAGTCAAAGGCCACCCGGAAATGACTGAAGCGAAAAAGCTGAACTATATTGATGTTTCCGCCAAGCAATGCGTTTCAATCGCTACAGCTCTCATTCCTTTTCTGGAGCACGATGATGCCAACCGGGCGCTGATGGGATCCAATATGCAGCGCCAAGCTGTTCCCTGCGTCGTACCGGAGTCGCCGATTGTCGGAACGGGGATTGAAGACAAGGCGGCCGCTGATTCCGGACAAGTGGTATTGGCAGCGGAGGAAGGCGAAATAGTGGAAGTGGATGCCAATCATATCATCGTCAAGGAAAAAGCGCCCTCGGGAGTCAAAAAGGACTACATAAAGCGGGAATACCGTTTGCAGAATTTCCTCAAGTCCAATGCTTTTACCAGTATGAGTCAAATTCCCCGGGCAGGAAAAGGTGAAAGAGTGAAAAAGGGACAGCTTCTAGCTGATGGAGCCGCCACTGATCACGGAGAGCTGGCCTTGGGACAAAATGTGCTGGTGGCTCTTCTTCCCTGGGAGGGCTATAACTTTGAGGATGCTATTATTATTTCCGAAAGATTGCTTCAGAATGACCGTTATAGTTCAATTCACATTGAGGATTTTTCCATTGACGTGCGCGACACAAAACTGGGTCCGGAAATTATCACTCGCGATATTCCCAACATCGGCGAGGAGCGCTTGAAGGATTTGGATGAAACAGGAATTATCTGCATCGGCGCTGAAGCATCATCCGGGGATATTTTAGTCGGGAAGATTACTCCCAAAGGAGAGGGCGATCTTACCCCCGAAGAGCGGCTGCTCCGAGCAATTTTTGGTGAAAAGTCAAAAGATGTCAAGGATTCTTCTCTTTATCTCCCTCACGGCGAACACGGAAAAGTGGTGGACATCAGGATACTCTCGCGCGATCAGGGCGACAAACTTTCCACCGGCGTCATCAAACAAATTCAGGTTTCGGTGGCGCAGCTGCGCAAGGTTTCCGTCGGTGATAAACTGGCCGGGCGCCATGGCAACAAGGGAGTGATTTCCCGCATTGCTCCAGTGGAAGACATGCCCTATCTTCCTGACGGAACTCCCGTGGATGTTATCCTTAATCCCTTGGGAGTAGTCAGCCGGATGAATATCGGCCAGATCCTGGAAACCCATCTTGGCTGGGCAGCTCTGAAACTGGGTTATAAAGCCGCCAGTCCATCTCTTGATGGAGTGCCGGAAGAAACCATCAAAGAGGAGCTGCGTAAAGCCGGACTGCCGGAAAACGGAAAAATCCTTCTTATTAACGGAAAGACCGGGGAATATTTTGACAGCGAATCAACGGTAGGCATAATGTATATTATGAAACTCAATCACTTGGTAGAAGACAAAATTCATATGCGCTCCATTGGCCCTTATTCGCTCATTACCCAGCAGCCCTTGGGAGGTAAAGCCCAATTCGGCGGCCAGCGGTTCGGGGAAATGGAAGTGTGGGCGCTCGAAGGTTACGGCGCGGCCTATACTCTCCAGGAAATGCTCACTATCAAATCAGATGATGTTCTGGGAAGGTCAAAGGCCTATGAGTCGATTATCAAAGGAGAAAGAATCAAAAGCCCAAACATTCCAGCTTCCTTTCAGGTGCTGGTCAATGAGCTGAAAGGATTATGCCTGGATGTGGAATTAGTAAATGCGGAAGAAAAGGGTATCGCCAAAAAGGAAAAGAAATAA
- a CDS encoding N-acetylmuramoyl-L-alanine amidase — protein MRYFNSNKRNFLISSVFIALLGAVIYIAATQTSWFSADKQEFRAVPENERSKTEAPEEQSAQNDPAVSQIPDDDNSLSESVSFQQPKGGNNSVPEEKKKTTENPVIISRYVSWGYQQSASRSIDTLVIHSSYDALGSNPYDLAGLLKEYKQYRVASHYLIDRQGNIYRLVSENNIAYHAGESKVPDGRTDVNNFSIGIELMNKESGKFTDDQYDSLNYLLRYLRSKYKIKYVLGHNQIASGRKSDPWNFEWDRVN, from the coding sequence ATGCGTTATTTTAATTCAAATAAAAGAAATTTTTTGATTAGCAGTGTTTTTATCGCGCTCTTAGGAGCGGTGATTTATATTGCTGCTACTCAAACGTCCTGGTTTTCAGCGGACAAGCAAGAATTCCGGGCTGTGCCGGAAAATGAAAGAAGCAAGACGGAAGCCCCGGAAGAACAATCAGCGCAAAACGATCCAGCCGTATCTCAAATACCAGATGATGATAATTCTTTATCAGAAAGTGTCTCATTCCAACAGCCAAAAGGCGGGAATAATTCAGTGCCGGAAGAAAAGAAAAAAACAACGGAAAATCCGGTTATTATTTCTCGCTATGTTTCTTGGGGCTATCAGCAGTCCGCCAGCCGTTCCATTGATACCCTAGTGATCCATTCTTCCTATGACGCACTAGGATCAAATCCTTATGATTTAGCTGGACTGCTGAAAGAATACAAGCAGTATAGAGTGGCGTCGCACTATTTGATTGACCGCCAGGGAAATATTTATCGTCTGGTTTCAGAAAACAATATTGCCTACCACGCGGGAGAAAGCAAAGTGCCGGACGGAAGAACCGATGTCAACAATTTTTCCATCGGAATTGAGCTGATGAATAAAGAAAGCGGAAAATTCACGGATGATCAGTATGATTCCCTTAATTATCTACTGAGATATCTACGTAGTAAATATAAAATTAAATATGTCCTGGGACATAATCAGATTGCATCCGGAAGAAAATCCGATCCTTGGAATTTTGAGTGGGATAGAGTAAACTGA
- the smpB gene encoding SsrA-binding protein SmpB: MATLAVNKRAHFDYEISDKFEAGLVLTGQEVKSAKTGHISLKGSFVTVHGNELYLTNANIPPYRHAGDVKNYDPTRSRKLLLKRTEIKSLIGKARVSGLTLVPIRVYTKKRLVKLEFGVGRGKKEFDKREKIAKREVKRRMERELKNF; encoded by the coding sequence ATGGCTACCCTTGCCGTCAATAAGCGCGCCCATTTTGATTACGAAATTTCGGATAAATTCGAAGCGGGTTTGGTTTTGACTGGCCAGGAAGTGAAGTCCGCCAAGACCGGTCATATTTCGCTCAAGGGCAGTTTTGTGACAGTTCACGGCAACGAGTTATATCTTACCAACGCTAATATCCCTCCCTATCGGCATGCGGGCGACGTGAAAAATTACGACCCGACAAGATCCCGAAAACTGCTGCTCAAAAGGACGGAAATCAAATCACTTATCGGAAAAGCCCGCGTTTCCGGCTTGACGCTGGTGCCGATTCGTGTGTATACTAAGAAGCGACTCGTGAAACTGGAATTCGGCGTCGGACGCGGGAAGAAAGAATTTGATAAAAGAGAAAAGATTGCCAAGAGAGAAGTAAAAAGAAGAATGGAAAGGGAACTTAAAAATTTCTAA
- the infC gene encoding translation initiation factor IF-3 yields the protein MRRRYGFRPKPKPISPQHRANERIRAWKVLVIDETGKNLGEMDTQEALALARERELDLVEVFPKADPPVCRLMDFGKFQYQQSKQDRLAKAKQKKVELKGIRIGLRTDEHDLTFKRNQAEKFLNKGSKIKIEILLRGREKAHPNLARESLLKFIKQIQTPHRIEEEIKRFPEGFNTIIAPE from the coding sequence ATGCGCAGACGCTACGGGTTTCGACCCAAACCAAAACCAATTTCCCCCCAGCACCGGGCCAACGAACGCATCCGCGCCTGGAAGGTGCTGGTTATTGACGAAACCGGAAAAAACCTTGGGGAGATGGATACTCAAGAAGCGCTGGCTCTTGCCCGCGAGCGGGAGCTTGATTTGGTCGAGGTCTTTCCTAAAGCCGATCCGCCTGTCTGCCGCTTAATGGACTTCGGAAAATTCCAGTATCAACAATCAAAACAGGACCGGCTGGCTAAAGCCAAGCAAAAGAAAGTGGAACTCAAAGGAATCCGGATAGGACTGCGCACCGACGAGCATGATTTAACTTTCAAAAGAAATCAGGCGGAAAAATTCCTTAACAAGGGAAGCAAAATAAAAATAGAAATTCTGTTAAGAGGAAGGGAAAAAGCTCACCCGAATTTAGCCAGAGAGAGTTTGCTTAAGTTCATCAAACAAATTCAGACCCCTCATCGGATTGAAGAGGAAATAAAACGCTTTCCGGAGGGATTCAATACAATTATCGCTCCGGAATAA
- a CDS encoding 50S ribosomal protein L35 produces MPKLKTNKAVSKKIRVTGRGKAMRRYTKQNHFNSRETGKFKRFKRKDQRLSEYDEKNVLRALPYN; encoded by the coding sequence ATGCCTAAACTAAAGACCAATAAAGCAGTTTCAAAGAAAATAAGGGTGACCGGAAGGGGGAAAGCCATGAGGCGCTATACCAAGCAAAATCATTTTAATTCCCGCGAAACGGGAAAGTTCAAGCGTTTCAAAAGAAAAGATCAGCGGCTTTCTGAATATGACGAAAAGAATGTTTTAAGAGCCCTGCCATACAATTAA
- the rplT gene encoding 50S ribosomal protein L20: MTRIKRGVAASKRRKKVLKMAKGFRWRRKSHYQAAKEALLKAGKYAYRDRRAKKRTARSLWILRLNNAVRNFGLTYREFIKIAGSKKIQLDRKVLSQLAVEHPAVFKKLIEEIKK, encoded by the coding sequence ATGACTAGAATCAAACGCGGCGTTGCCGCTTCAAAACGAAGAAAAAAAGTCTTAAAAATGGCCAAAGGTTTCCGCTGGCGCCGAAAATCACACTACCAGGCGGCTAAAGAAGCGCTGCTCAAAGCCGGAAAATATGCCTATCGTGACCGTCGGGCTAAAAAAAGAACGGCAAGATCGCTTTGGATTCTGCGTCTCAATAATGCCGTGCGCAACTTCGGCCTCACCTACCGGGAATTTATTAAAATCGCCGGGAGCAAAAAAATTCAGCTGGACCGCAAGGTATTGTCCCAGCTGGCTGTTGAACATCCTGCTGTTTTTAAAAAGTTGATTGAAGAGATAAAAAAGTAA
- a CDS encoding VanZ family protein has protein sequence MKQNALLNNKRRLVLYYYLPLLLWMGIIFYFSSLSGSADAGSRDFWFYAQRKGAHFFEYVILAVFWLRIFRMHYFYQKTELYHWAFFASLLYAISDEIHQVFVAGREGKILDVGIDALGILAGLVIWNLFLLWRNWRNKKLPAEAGSFSKSE, from the coding sequence ATGAAACAAAACGCACTATTAAATAACAAAAGACGATTGGTATTATATTATTATTTACCCCTTCTACTCTGGATGGGGATCATTTTTTATTTTTCTTCTCTTTCCGGATCAGCTGACGCAGGAAGCCGCGACTTCTGGTTTTACGCCCAGCGCAAAGGGGCTCATTTTTTTGAATATGTCATTTTAGCAGTTTTTTGGCTGCGTATTTTTAGGATGCATTATTTTTACCAAAAGACCGAATTATACCATTGGGCATTTTTTGCTTCACTTCTCTATGCTATTTCAGATGAAATTCATCAGGTCTTTGTGGCTGGAAGAGAAGGAAAAATTCTGGATGTTGGAATTGACGCGCTGGGAATATTGGCCGGTCTGGTAATTTGGAATCTTTTTTTATTGTGGCGGAATTGGCGAAACAAAAAACTTCCTGCAGAAGCAGGAAGTTTTTCCAAATCGGAATAA
- a CDS encoding HAD family phosphatase produces MKEKNKVAVFDIDGTIFRKNLHFELINELAWMKIFPHKVRDQLVDLYTDWLEHKGTYETYRQALVDLYSRYIKGCRKLDVEEASRIVVPFHENRTYIFAENLISQLKNKNYHIIAVSGSPLEVVEEYNRRHLNFGAVFGSVYEIDKQGRYTGRVVFEPTRNKGQVIKQYIFENNFGWQDSYGIGDTESDVSFLEMVEHPIAFNPNHNLTKIAKEKKWRIVVEKKDVIYEINSSDNIK; encoded by the coding sequence ATGAAAGAAAAAAATAAAGTTGCCGTTTTTGACATTGACGGGACAATTTTCCGCAAAAACCTCCATTTTGAATTGATTAATGAGCTGGCCTGGATGAAGATTTTTCCCCATAAGGTCCGTGATCAATTAGTTGACTTATACACTGACTGGCTGGAACATAAAGGAACTTATGAGACCTATCGTCAAGCCCTGGTTGATCTTTACTCCCGGTATATCAAAGGTTGCCGGAAATTGGATGTGGAGGAAGCCAGCCGGATCGTGGTGCCGTTTCATGAAAATCGCACCTATATATTTGCTGAAAATCTAATCAGCCAGCTTAAGAATAAAAATTATCACATTATAGCTGTATCCGGGTCGCCCCTGGAGGTTGTTGAGGAGTACAATCGCCGCCATCTGAATTTTGGCGCGGTATTCGGCAGTGTTTATGAAATCGATAAGCAAGGCAGATACACCGGACGAGTGGTTTTTGAGCCCACCCGCAACAAAGGCCAGGTGATCAAGCAATATATTTTTGAGAATAATTTCGGCTGGCAGGATTCCTACGGAATAGGAGACACGGAGTCAGATGTGAGCTTTCTGGAAATGGTGGAGCATCCCATTGCTTTTAATCCCAATCACAACCTTACCAAAATTGCCAAGGAGAAAAAATGGAGAATAGTGGTAGAAAAAAAGGACGTTATTTATGAAATAAACAGCAGTGATAATATAAAATAA